From Mytilus galloprovincialis chromosome 9, xbMytGall1.hap1.1, whole genome shotgun sequence, the proteins below share one genomic window:
- the LOC143044696 gene encoding bifunctional arginine demethylase and lysyl-hydroxylase JMJD6-like, producing MDNQIKLVTKFLKLKREAKLKGISNDEVYKIFKEEQDLNQNEQKPKVDERSKKRNLRLIFVGGILPIIFGVLFMFYNQKEDFVQSITEARCAIDNSGMFIEVARPLTNCEMCRNLYQVPIEYEISVEDFSKKYAYTAVPVLIKDATKNWTAMNTFSYDFLKELYVNTTDAFEVTEEECQFFPYKTDFESLEDAFNMTDDRAHFKEGEETWYFGWSNCHPDISTILRKHYNRPYFLPNDSESSSLDWIFMGGSGLGAFVHLDYVQRPSWQAQISGKKTWTLVPTPECEDICHSMNVTVHKGDIFVVDTNQWYHSTFIHPGEVSITIGSEYD from the exons ATGGATAATCAAATAAAGTTGGTTACTAAATTTCTGAAACTAAAACGTGAAGCAAAACTAAAAGGAATTTCAAATGATGAAGTCTATAAGATTTTCAAAGAAGAACAAGATTTAAATCAGAACGAACAAAAACCCAAAGTTGACGAAAGAAGTAAAAAGCGCAATCTTAGACTGATTTTCGTAGGAGGAATACTTCCTATTATATTCGgagttttgtttatgttttacaacCAGAAGGAAGATTTTGTCCAATCAATCACAGAAGCAAGATGTGCAATAGACAATTCTGGGATGTTTATAGAAGTTGCAAGACCTCTAACTAACTGTGAAATGTGCCGAAATTTATACCAAGTGCCTATTGAATATGAAATTTCTGTTGAAGATTTCTCAAAGAAATACGCATATACTGCAGTGCCGGTGCTAATAAAAGATGCAACGAAAAACTGGACCGCCATGAACACTTTCAGTTACGACTTTTTAAAAGAACTTTATGTCAATACGACTGATGCCTTTGAAGTTACCGAAGAAGAATGTCAGTTCTTCCCTTACAAAACAGACTTTGAAAGCTTAGAAGATGCCTTCAATATGACTGACGACAGGGCTCACTTTAAAGAGGGAGAAGAAACGTGGTACTTTGGGTG GAGTAACTGTCATCCTGATATATCAACGATTTTACGAAAACATTACAACCGACCGTATTTTTTACCAAATGATTCCGAATCCAGTTCGTTAGATTGGATATTTATGGGAGGATCTGGTCTTGGTGCTTTTGTTCAT TTAGACTATGTACAAAGGCCATCATGGCAGGCTCAGATTTCTGGCAAGAAAACGTGGACTTTGGTACCAACACCTGAGTGTGAGGATATTTGTCATTCAATGAATGTCACAGTTCATAAAGGGGACATCT